Proteins found in one Haloferax litoreum genomic segment:
- a CDS encoding SDR family oxidoreductase has translation MTRKRGRVLVAGATGRTGRLVLDTLAETPFVVRALTRDSDAEATLRAQGADEVVVGDLLDRDDVREAVLDVDAVVSTVGVAFGLETIRGDLVDGTGIENLVDAATAAGVQRFVLTSSIGVGDSKDGLPLSLRAILTAAGVLSAKARSEERLRDAPLDHTIVRPGALTDAPATGEVLVGEGGDSVCGSIPRADVANVLTSSLFTETTENRTFEIVSRPGLRGRPNNVVDIQWQPVPRVEPAD, from the coding sequence ATGACACGGAAGCGCGGCCGCGTCCTCGTCGCCGGTGCGACGGGTCGAACCGGCCGACTGGTCCTCGACACGCTGGCGGAGACGCCGTTCGTCGTGAGGGCGCTCACCCGCGACTCCGACGCGGAAGCGACACTTCGCGCACAGGGTGCGGACGAAGTCGTCGTCGGTGACCTCCTCGACCGAGACGACGTCCGAGAGGCGGTCCTCGACGTCGACGCCGTCGTCTCGACTGTCGGTGTCGCCTTCGGCCTCGAGACGATTCGCGGTGACCTCGTCGATGGCACCGGTATCGAGAACCTCGTGGACGCCGCGACTGCCGCTGGCGTCCAACGATTCGTCCTCACGTCGTCCATCGGGGTCGGCGATTCGAAAGACGGCCTCCCGCTGTCGCTCCGCGCGATTCTGACCGCCGCCGGCGTCCTCTCGGCGAAGGCACGAAGCGAAGAGCGACTTCGAGACGCACCACTCGACCACACCATCGTTCGACCGGGTGCACTGACCGACGCGCCGGCGACCGGCGAGGTTCTCGTCGGCGAGGGTGGGGACTCCGTCTGTGGAAGTATTCCGCGAGCGGACGTGGCTAACGTCCTCACGAGTTCACTATTCACGGAGACGACGGAGAATCGGACGTTCGAAATCGTCTCACGACCGGGGCTTCGCGGCCGACCGAACAACGTCGTCGATATCCAGTGGCAGCCAGTTCCGCGGGTCGAACCCGCCGATTAG
- the carB gene encoding carbamoyl-phosphate synthase large subunit, which yields MTDEDTTPGTPTGTEDRTILLIGSGPIQIGQAAEFDYSGAQACRALREEGARVVLVNSNPATIMTDPEMADKVYIEPITTEAISEIIRKERPDGVIAGLGGQTGLNVTAELAEEGVLDEFDVDIMGTPLDTIYATEDRDLFRQRMEKIGQPVPRSTTISLEDGEKVSNITEADLEERVEDAVDDVGGLPVIARTTYTLGGSGSGVVHEMDELVSRVRKGLRLSRNSEVLITESISGWVELEYEVMRDADDSCIIICNMENIDPMGIHTGESTVVTPSQVIPDEGHQEMRNAALEVIRELGIQGGCNIQFAWHDDGTPGGEYRVVEVNPRVSRSSALASKATGYPIARVTAKVALGKRLHEITNEITGETTAAFEPAIDYVVTKVPRWPKDKFTDVDFELSTAMKSTGEAMAIGRTFEESLMKALRSSEYDPAADWDEVSDEELEADYLVKPTPDRPYAIFEAFERGYTVDDVVELTGIEEWYVERFGRIVESVEAASEGDFAAAASAGHTNASIATATGTSVGDVEQQVPGRTYKQVDTCAGEFAAQTPYYYSARKPEFFRGPFEGESAGNELRVDRDMESVVVVGGGPIRIGQGVEFDYCSVHAVQALREMGIDAHVVNNNPETVSTDYDTSDGLFFEPITAEEVADVIEAIDADGVMLQFGGQTSVNIGHPLETELKRRGVDCEILGTTIDAMDLAEDRDRFNRLMDDLGILQPQGGSATSEAEALDLANDLGYPVLVRPSYVLGGRAMDVVHSDEELCEYIEEAVRVSPDKPILIDEFLADGVELDVDAVSDGERVLIGGVMEHVEAAGVHSGDSACMIPPRSLDDETMGRVREVTEDIAKALGTVGLMNVQLAVKQNDDGSNDVYVLEANPRSSRTVPFVSKATGVPIAKLAAKVMAGNTLDELDATEQIPEQVSVKEVVLPFDRLPGSDPRLGPEMKSTGEVMGTATTFGKAYEKAQIAANDAIPRDGTIFVDLADPEFPDADSGEGQELLDAFAEYYDVLTPDDVDDLLTLLREGDIDFVVSRDRETLIDCVEEEVGYFSTYASAKAALEARGATDEDIDVLPVSERPRNVANWGQ from the coding sequence ATGACCGACGAGGACACGACACCCGGTACCCCGACAGGAACCGAGGACCGGACGATTTTGCTCATCGGAAGTGGCCCGATCCAGATTGGACAGGCGGCGGAATTCGACTACTCCGGCGCGCAGGCCTGCCGCGCGCTCCGAGAAGAAGGCGCACGAGTTGTCCTCGTCAACTCGAACCCCGCGACCATCATGACCGACCCCGAGATGGCCGACAAGGTCTACATCGAACCCATCACGACCGAAGCCATCTCCGAGATTATCCGGAAAGAACGCCCCGACGGCGTCATCGCCGGACTGGGGGGCCAGACGGGACTGAACGTCACGGCCGAGTTAGCAGAAGAAGGCGTCCTCGACGAGTTCGACGTGGACATCATGGGGACGCCGCTGGACACCATCTACGCGACGGAAGACCGCGACCTCTTCCGCCAGCGTATGGAGAAGATTGGACAACCCGTCCCACGCTCGACGACCATCTCGCTGGAAGACGGTGAGAAAGTCTCGAACATCACCGAGGCGGACCTCGAAGAACGCGTCGAAGACGCTGTCGACGACGTCGGCGGCCTCCCCGTCATCGCCCGCACGACGTACACGCTCGGCGGGTCTGGTTCCGGCGTCGTCCACGAGATGGACGAACTCGTCAGCCGCGTCCGCAAGGGGCTTCGCCTCTCGCGCAACAGCGAAGTGCTCATCACGGAGTCCATCTCCGGGTGGGTCGAACTGGAGTACGAGGTGATGCGCGACGCCGACGACTCGTGTATCATCATCTGCAACATGGAGAACATCGACCCGATGGGGATTCACACCGGCGAGTCCACCGTCGTCACCCCATCGCAGGTCATTCCCGACGAAGGACACCAGGAGATGCGTAACGCCGCGCTCGAAGTCATCCGCGAACTCGGCATTCAGGGTGGCTGTAACATCCAGTTCGCGTGGCACGACGACGGCACGCCCGGCGGCGAGTACCGCGTCGTCGAAGTGAACCCGCGCGTCTCTCGCTCCTCTGCGCTCGCCTCGAAAGCGACTGGCTACCCAATCGCCCGCGTAACGGCGAAAGTCGCTCTCGGAAAGCGCCTCCACGAGATTACCAACGAGATTACCGGCGAGACCACCGCCGCCTTCGAACCCGCAATCGACTACGTCGTCACGAAGGTTCCGCGCTGGCCCAAGGACAAGTTCACCGACGTGGACTTCGAACTCTCGACGGCCATGAAGTCCACGGGCGAGGCGATGGCCATCGGGCGGACGTTCGAAGAGTCCCTGATGAAGGCGCTTCGCTCCTCTGAGTACGACCCCGCCGCCGACTGGGACGAAGTATCCGACGAGGAACTCGAAGCGGACTACCTCGTGAAGCCGACCCCCGACCGCCCGTACGCCATCTTCGAGGCGTTCGAACGCGGCTACACGGTCGACGACGTGGTCGAACTCACCGGCATCGAAGAGTGGTACGTCGAGCGCTTCGGCCGCATCGTCGAATCCGTCGAAGCGGCGTCCGAAGGCGACTTCGCCGCCGCCGCGTCCGCCGGTCACACGAACGCCAGCATCGCCACGGCGACTGGGACGAGCGTCGGCGACGTCGAACAGCAAGTCCCCGGCCGCACGTACAAACAGGTCGACACCTGTGCCGGCGAGTTCGCCGCGCAGACGCCGTACTACTACTCGGCCCGCAAGCCCGAGTTCTTCCGCGGGCCGTTCGAAGGCGAATCCGCAGGGAACGAACTCCGCGTCGACCGCGACATGGAGAGCGTCGTCGTCGTCGGCGGCGGCCCGATTCGCATCGGACAGGGTGTCGAGTTCGACTACTGTTCGGTCCACGCGGTGCAGGCCCTCCGCGAGATGGGTATCGACGCGCACGTCGTCAACAACAACCCCGAGACGGTCTCGACCGACTACGACACCTCCGACGGCCTGTTCTTCGAACCCATCACGGCCGAAGAAGTGGCCGACGTCATCGAGGCAATCGACGCCGACGGCGTGATGCTCCAGTTCGGTGGGCAGACCTCAGTCAACATCGGCCACCCGCTCGAAACCGAACTCAAGCGCCGCGGCGTGGACTGTGAGATTCTCGGCACGACCATCGACGCGATGGACCTCGCCGAGGACCGCGACCGGTTCAACCGCCTGATGGACGACCTCGGCATCCTGCAACCGCAGGGTGGCTCTGCGACGAGCGAGGCCGAGGCACTCGACCTCGCCAACGACCTCGGCTACCCCGTCCTCGTTCGCCCGTCGTACGTCCTCGGTGGCCGCGCGATGGACGTGGTTCACTCCGACGAGGAACTCTGTGAGTACATCGAGGAAGCGGTCCGCGTCTCGCCGGACAAGCCAATCCTCATCGACGAGTTCCTCGCCGACGGCGTCGAACTCGACGTGGACGCCGTCTCCGACGGCGAACGCGTCCTCATCGGTGGCGTGATGGAACACGTCGAGGCAGCCGGTGTCCACTCCGGTGACTCCGCGTGTATGATTCCGCCGCGCTCGCTCGACGACGAGACGATGGGCCGCGTCCGCGAAGTCACGGAAGACATCGCCAAAGCCCTCGGGACGGTCGGTCTGATGAACGTCCAACTCGCCGTGAAGCAGAACGACGACGGCTCGAACGACGTGTACGTCCTCGAAGCCAACCCGCGCTCGTCGCGCACGGTCCCGTTCGTCTCGAAGGCGACGGGCGTGCCGATTGCGAAACTCGCGGCGAAGGTCATGGCCGGCAACACGCTGGACGAACTCGACGCGACCGAACAGATTCCCGAGCAAGTCTCGGTCAAAGAAGTCGTCCTCCCGTTCGACCGCCTGCCGGGGTCGGACCCGCGTCTCGGCCCGGAGATGAAGTCGACGGGCGAGGTCATGGGCACTGCAACCACGTTCGGCAAGGCCTACGAGAAGGCGCAAATCGCGGCGAACGACGCCATCCCGCGCGACGGGACGATATTCGTCGACCTCGCCGACCCAGAGTTCCCCGACGCCGACAGCGGTGAGGGACAGGAACTCCTCGACGCGTTCGCTGAGTACTACGACGTACTCACGCCCGACGACGTGGACGACCTGCTGACGCTCCTCCGCGAGGGCGACATCGACTTCGTGGTCTCCCGTGACCGCGAGACGCTCATCGACTGCGTCGAAGAGGAAGTCGGGTACTTCTCGACGTACGCCTCTGCGAAGGCGGCGCTCGAAGCACGCGGCGCGACGGACGAGGACATCGACGTTCTCCCCGTCTCCGAGCGCCCGCGCAACGTCGCCAACTGGGGCCAGTAA
- a CDS encoding NAD(+)/NADH kinase gives MKVGIVAQKGNSRAAYLAADMCEALAAVDVEAVVDDATAEELDVTGVPVEAFDACDLVVSIGGDGTFLYAARGANGVPILGVNLGEVGFLNAVSPDDAIDEVLSAVSAFREGTPSVREVPRIVARGDDWEMDPSMNEVVVHGPRRGHGGGAGLEVRVDGSLYSGGHADGVLVTTPAGSTAYNLSEGGPLVHPGVDGLVVTEMAAREGMPSLVVPLDATVTVTVTDADSAVVVGDGRTRRTVSTPTEIRIEQSDSSVRLAGPTADFFEALGKLD, from the coding sequence ATGAAGGTCGGCATCGTCGCGCAGAAGGGCAATAGTCGGGCCGCGTACCTCGCCGCAGACATGTGCGAGGCACTCGCGGCCGTCGATGTCGAAGCAGTCGTCGACGACGCGACGGCCGAGGAGTTGGACGTCACCGGGGTCCCAGTCGAGGCGTTCGACGCGTGTGACCTCGTGGTGAGCATCGGCGGCGACGGGACGTTTCTCTACGCCGCGAGAGGGGCGAACGGCGTCCCCATCCTCGGCGTGAATCTCGGAGAAGTCGGCTTCTTGAACGCCGTCTCACCCGACGACGCCATCGACGAAGTGCTGAGCGCCGTCTCCGCGTTCCGCGAGGGCACGCCGTCGGTCCGCGAGGTGCCGCGCATCGTCGCCCGCGGCGACGACTGGGAGATGGACCCCTCGATGAACGAAGTCGTCGTCCACGGGCCGCGACGAGGCCACGGCGGTGGTGCAGGGCTGGAGGTCCGCGTCGACGGGTCACTCTACTCCGGCGGCCACGCAGACGGCGTCCTCGTCACGACACCAGCGGGGAGTACGGCCTACAACCTCAGCGAAGGCGGGCCGCTCGTCCACCCCGGCGTCGACGGACTCGTCGTCACCGAGATGGCCGCACGCGAGGGGATGCCTTCGCTCGTCGTCCCGTTGGATGCGACGGTGACCGTGACGGTCACAGACGCCGACTCTGCCGTCGTCGTCGGCGACGGGCGGACTCGCAGGACCGTCTCGACACCGACCGAGATTCGCATCGAACAGTCCGACTCATCGGTCCGACTCGCCGGTCCGACCGCAGACTTCTTCGAAGCGCTGGGAAAACTCGACTAA